A region of Sesamum indicum cultivar Zhongzhi No. 13 linkage group LG7, S_indicum_v1.0, whole genome shotgun sequence DNA encodes the following proteins:
- the LOC105165878 gene encoding uncharacterized protein LOC105165878, whose product MIERADIEGSKSNVAMTAWLPQASYPCGNFSDTSSFKFRRSKGSLGHAFTVRIRTGNQNQTSFYPSVPHEISVLVELILGHLRYLLTDVPPQPNSPPDNVFRPDRRAGARLGSKKRGGAPPPIHGISKITLKVVVFHFRLSAPTYPTPLKSFHKVGLESSSTGSSFPADSAKPVPLAVVSLDSRQGQWESR is encoded by the coding sequence ATGATAGAAAGAGCCGACATCGAAGGATCAAAAAGCAACGTCGCTATGACCGCTTGGCTGCCACAAGCCAGTTATCCCTGTGGTAACTTTTCTGACACCTCTAGCTTCAAATTCCGAAGGTCTAAAGGATCGTTAGGCCACGCTTTCACGGTTCGTATTCGTACTGGGAATCAGAATCAAACGAGCTTTTACCCTTCTGTTCCACACGAGATTTCTGTTCTCGTTGAGCTCATCTTAGGACACCTGCGTTATCTTTTAACAGATGTGCCGCCCCAGCCAAACTCCCCACCTGACAATGTCTTCCGCCCGGATCGGCGCGCCGGAGCGCGCCTTGGGTCCAAAAAGAGGGGCGGTGCCCCGCCTCCGATTCACggaataagtaaaataacgTTAAAAGTAGTGGTATTTCACTTTCGCCTTTCGGCTCCCACTTATCCTACACCTCTCAAGTCATTTCACAAAGTCGGACTAGAGTCAAGCTCAACAGGGTCTTCTTTCCCCGCTGATTCCGCCAAGCCCGTTCCCTTGGCTGTGGTTTCGCTGGATAGTAGACAGGGACAGTGGGAATCTCGTTAA